Proteins from one Telopea speciosissima isolate NSW1024214 ecotype Mountain lineage chromosome 1, Tspe_v1, whole genome shotgun sequence genomic window:
- the LOC122648960 gene encoding probable serine/threonine-protein kinase WNK9, whose product MNGLTPLEPDYSEFVEVDPTGRYGRYNEILGKGASKTVYRAFDEYEGIEVAWNQVKLYDFMQSPEDLERLYCEIHLLKTLKHKNIMKFYTSWVDTANRKINFVTEMFTSGTLRQYREKHKRVNIRAVKHWCRQILRGLLYLHSHDPPVIHRDLKCDNIFVNGNQGEVKIGDLGLAAILRKSHAAHCVGTPEFMAPEVYEEEYNELVDIYSFGMCILEMVTFEYPYSECTHPAQIYKKVVSGKKPDALYKVRDPEVRQFVEKCLATASRRLSARELLKDPFLQIHDFGLDLRPIDLRPELDDVGPLLRQPLFELHHSNNSLIDGYSSDLGHELENGWGYHPAEIELFTYQEDDHSDDVDISIKGRMREGGGIFLRLRIADKEGRIRNIYFPFNIDTDTALTVATEMVSELDITDQDVTKIADMIDGEIASLVPEWKLGPSIEEIPHFASVSFCHNCASNGSSTGSLMDYLSMNNPQVLQCSLHGCTATHGRFEEITYQAEGSEHSITEGAPILSRHSDCIPYADVWAQHEGPELSSESSGEPHSDVEHEKVDQSVCSKDERVIGVDNQMEFSSISSMDQLPGHDSIITSSACDFSDDYYDNEIRQELRWLKAKYQMELRELRDQQLGIKSNASSPRSESRYIAPLQGENSEVKLKSLASEKHLNSCFPLHVQKSCPYSETQRARHCEATDKSSSPEFMATTTKSFYTGSLLPHPIHRTTSLPVDAFDV is encoded by the exons ATGAATGGGCTTACACCTCTTGAACcagattactctgagtttgttgAAGTTGATCCCACTGGAAGATATGGAAGG TACAATGAAATCCTTGGCAAAGGAGCATCAAAAACAGT TTACAGAGCCTTTGATGAGTATGAAGGGATTGAAGTCGCTTGGAACCAGGTCAAGCTTTATGATTTCATGCAGAGCCCTGAAGATCTGGAGAGACTTTACTGTGAAATCCATCTCCTCAAGACATTGAAGCATAAGAACATCATGAAGTTCTATACTTCTTGGGTTGATACTGCAAACAGGAAAATTAATTTTGTAACCGAGATGTTTACTTCTGGGACTCTGAGGCA GTACCGGGAGAAGCACAAGAGGGTTAACATTAGAGCGGTGAAGCATTGGTGCAGACAGATCTTGAGAGGTCTTCTCTATCTCCACAGCCATGACCCTCCAGTGATTCACAGAGATCTCAAATGCGACAACATCTTCGTCAATGGGAACCAAGGGGAGGTTAAGATTGGCGATCTCGGCCTCGCTGCAATCCTCCGTAAATCACACGCTGCCCACTGCGTTG GCACACCAGAGTTCATGGCTCCAGAAGTATATGAAGAAGAGTATAATGAACTAGTTGACATTTATTCCTTTGGAATGTGCATCTTGGAAATGGTCACTTTTGAATATCCATACAGTGAATGCACCCATCCTGCTCAGATCTACAAGAAAGTTGTATCT GGGAAAAAACCAGATGCTCTATACAAAGTGAGGGATCCTGAAGTGAGGCAATTTGTGGAGAAGTGTCTGGCCACTGCATCTCGAAGGCTCTCAGCAAGGGAGCTTTTGAAGGATCCTTTTCTTCAAATCCATGATTTTGGTTTAGATTTGAGACCAATAGACTTGAGGCCAGAACTCGATGATGTGGGCCCTCTCCTAAGGCAGCCTCTCTTCGAGCTTCATCACAGTAACAATTCATTGATTGATGGGTACTCCAGTGACCTTGGTCATGAACTTGAGAATGGATGGGGTTACCATCCGGCAGAGATTGAACTTTTCACTTACCAAGAGGATGACCATTCTGATGATGTAGACATATCGATCAAGGGGAGGATGAGAGAAGGTGGTGGGATCTTTTTGAGGCTCAGAATTGCAGATAAAGAAG GCCGTATCCGCAACATCTACTTCCCTTTCAACATCGACACAGATACTGCTTTGACTGTTGCAACAGAAATGGTTTCTGAGTTGGATATCACTGACCAAGACGTGACTAAGATAGCAGATATGATCGACGGGGAGATTGCTTCATTGGTGCCAGAGTGGAAGTTGGGGCCTAGCATAGAGGAAATCCCCCACTTTGCAAGTGTAAGCTTTTGTCACAATTGTGCTTCTAATGGCTCCTCCACCGGTTCCCTTATGGACTATCTCTCCATGAATAATCCACAAGTACTCCAGTGTTCTCTTCATGGATGCACTGCAACACATGGTCGGTTTGAAGAGATCACATATCAAGCTGAGGGGTCAGAGCATTCTATAACAGAGGGTGCCCCTATCTTATCAAGACATTCAGATTGCATACCATATGCCGATGTTTGGGCTCAGCATGAAGGCCCTGAATTAAGTTCTGAGTCTTCTGGGGAGCCTCACTCTGATGTGGAACATGAGAAGGTGGATCAATCAGTCTGTTCTAAGGATGAGAGAGTGATAGGTGTTGACAATCAAATGGAATTCAGTTCAATAAGCTCCATGGACCAGTTACCTGGCCATGATTCTATTATAACTTCATCAGCTTGTGACTTCTCCGATGATTATTACGATAATGAGATCAGACAAGAATTGAGATGGCTCAAAGCAAAGTATCAGATGGAATTGAGAGAGCTCCGAGACCAACAATTAGGAATTAAATCAAATGCTTCATCTCCGAGGTCCGAGAGTAGGTACATAGCCCCATTACAAGGGGAAAACAGTGAAGTCAAATTGAAATCTTTGGCCTCAGAGAAGCATTTAAATTCATGTTTCCCTCTTCATGTCCAGAAGAGCTGCCCCTATTCTGAGACCCAAAGGGCTCGACATTGTGAGGCGACTGACAAATCTTCTAGTCCAGAGttcatggccaccaccaccaagagTTTCTACACTGGATCTCTGCTCCCACACCCTATTCACAGAACTACATCCCTTccagttgatgcttttgatgtTTAG